One genomic window of Salvelinus namaycush isolate Seneca unplaced genomic scaffold, SaNama_1.0 Scaffold254, whole genome shotgun sequence includes the following:
- the LOC120039109 gene encoding myelin-associated glycoprotein-like encodes MPDRLDGLTGSCMQIPCSFDIPGQNKYTFNSAILTSGVWTKESPYFDVCPDRVIFNSSETVNRFQGTITGNMSQKNCTTVFFNVTTNYTNIFYFRIESQPFRATDIEKSVDIVVRDLPSSPILTVSGEVKEGTSVSLNCSAVAPCPEHPPELTWTLPTQFTTENQLQNSPVGTVCANQATAGEEPEEPAEDQPEEIHYGDIDFSKLRPKETPAAAQDRVQGQESEYAEVNVTGRGDQEPPLNNLDGLYAQVN; translated from the exons ATGCCAGATAGACTGGATGGACTGACTGGCTCCTGTATGCAAATCCCATGTTCATTTGATATTCCTGGACAAAATAAGTATACATTCAACAGTGCAATACTAACCTCTGGAGTCTGGACTAAAGAATCCCCATACTTTGATGTGTGTCCTGACAGggtgatatttaacagtagtgagacGGTCAACAGATTTCAAGGGACgataactggaaacatgtcccagaagaactgcacaacagtcttcttcaatgtaaccaccaATTACACTAATATATTCTACTTTAGGATTGAGAGTCAACCATTCCGTGCAACAGACATTGAAAAGTCTGTTGATATAGTTGTCAGAG atttgccttccagccccatccttactgtctcaggtgaggtgaaggaagggacctctgtcagtttgaactgctctgctgtcgctccctgtcctgaacacccccctgagctgacatggactctcccaacacagttcacaactgagaaccaactgcag aactcccCGGTTGGGACAGTGTGTGCTAACCAGGCCACAGCCGGAGAGGAACCAGAGGAACCTGCAGAAGACCAGCCTGAAGAGATCCACTACGGTGACATAGACTTCTCCAAACTACGACCCAAAGAGACGCCAGCTGCAGCCCAGGacagggtccagggacaggagAGTGAGTACGCTGAAGTCAATGTGACCGGGagaggggaccaggaaccaccacTTAACAACCTAGATGGACTTTATGCACAAGTGAATTAA